The Lolium rigidum isolate FL_2022 chromosome 2, APGP_CSIRO_Lrig_0.1, whole genome shotgun sequence genomic interval ccctctcgcttgacgagcatgtaggccTCCTCTAAGCTCGGATGGAGTCCTACTTGCGCGACACCGGCTTTCATCTGCATCTGCCACGCCTGCTGGCTGGCGTCCAGGGCGGCAGccgctgcattcctctccttcagGCTCTTGCGCCGACCGCGATGCTTCGCGGCCTCGACACATTTCTCCTCCTTGGAcaacaccttctttgccgccttcggcttagcGTCCCGGtcgccggtggcggcccgctttgcttccgctgGAGCTGCATCCTCCATTGTGACTATggtggagtgtggggcggcggcgggtgcgagggttaccTCGGAATCCATagtggtggctgcggcggcgaggacgtccatcgcttcaggACTGCGCGCCGGTCTACTGAGATTTTTCGCGTGGGGAATGGCCACTGGCCAGAATGTTATCGACCTCCCTCCCACTGACACGCGGGTCCTACGCAGctttcggcggacactcggcgcgaccgcgcccgcggagacgcaaacctggtgcATATCTGGGCCAAGTTTGCGTCGCCGcgaacggcccgatcactttatgtcgccccgttggaggagagcccagacgcattttcggtcacgggtcCGTTTGGTCGCCCCATTCGAGATGCTCTTACTGATGTAATATACGTAGTAGTTTATTGGAACAGCCTACTCGCCATATtcctagaagaagaagaaaaaacttgTGACATCAGAGCTAATACTTCGGTTCGTGTCAAACAGGACCAAAATGTTCACGAACTTGAGATTTCCCTACTTCTGTACTTAATCTGGACAAGTATTGATATTGAATCAAATAAAATTTGGGCTTAATTGAATGTAATTTGTCCGAAAAAAATCTACGTTTGGCCAGACTTCCATAAGTAATAAGTTTGCAGATCCACCATTATGCTGTGTAGCGGTGTTCGAGCGGGCGTGGCACTAGTTGTATCGATTTTCTTCTGGTTGTTGCTAATTAACGGGAAACATTTCTCTTCTTGATTAACAAATAAACGTTTTTTGTCTTCTCATCGCCTCATCGGTTTGAACGAGTTCAAAGGAGAAAGCCCCAAGGGTCCACCGTATGCAACGAGGGTTGTTTGCTTGGCTAGTGGAATCCGTCTCCGACTGTGCTGTACATCCCTGGCGCGTATCTGTGACTCCGTGCCCGATACTGTACGCACGTCTAGCTATGGTTTCCGATTCCGACCGATAACGCGAGTCCGTTTACGACTTCACCTTGCTGGTGTTTGAGCTTTGCGTTGCTGGTTCCATAAATAGAAGAGAGGAGCGCATCGAAGAGGACAAGCTAGCTCGAGTTCCTGATTTCGACCTTTTCCGTTCCCGACCAGCAAATTCGAGGACCCTCGCCTCGGGCCAGCGCACGGCTACCTAGCTACCACAGAAAGCAGTTCGGCGATCCGCCTTCGAAGCACCGGAGGCATGAAGCTTCGTCCGGCcgtcctcgacctcctcctcctcgtcgtccttgtTCTAAGCCCCAATGGCGGGGAGGCCCGGCCTGCACCTGCCGGCGGCCATCCTCAGAAGAAGCTGTCGAGCTACAGCTTCTTCGTCTTCGGGGATGATTTCGCCGACAACGGGAACCTCCCTCTAACAGACCCCGTCACCCAGATGTCGCGGCAATGGGCCTACCCCTACGGCTCCTCCTACGTTGACGCCGACAGAAACCCGCGACCAAATACTCCGTCGGGACGCTTCTCCAACTACCAAATCCAATCAGATTTCATCGGTAAGCATTATAATTCCCTCATACTCACTCATGTGATATACAGTACCTAGCTAGTAGACTAGTACGTGCGTCATAATTAACACTGCCTATTGCTTTATTTCTACGTACGTACCTGCAGCAACGATCTTGGGGCTCGAGGAAGCACCTCCGGCGCATGCTCTGACGGCGGAGAAAACCTGTGACCCGTCAGGCATGACCTTCGCCTATGCTGGCGCTGGCGTATTGGATAGCTCGTCGACGCACAAGGTCCCCACCCTTGCCAAGCAGGTCGACACTTTCAGGAAGATGGTCAACGACGGGATCATCTCTGAGCAGCAGCTCAGTCGCTCAGTGGCCCTCGTGGCCGTCTCCGGCAACGACTACCGCGGGAGCTCCAGCAACATTGGCCTAAGCACCCCCAACGATGTGAGTAGCTAGCAACAGTTCAAAGCATGCATACATAGATTTCAAATGACTATTTTGTTTGTCCATCTTAACTAATGTGCTAACTTTTCATGTATATATGCAGATCAATGCATATATTGGGAGGGTGACAAAGGAAATCGCAGCCAACGTGGAGCAGTTGCAGAAGCTAGGGGTGACAAAGGTTGTCGTCAATAACTTGCACCCCGTCGGATGCACACCATTGCAAACACGGACTAACAACTACACCGCCTGCGATGTCTTCGGAAATTTGGGTGCATCCGTCCATAACAGTAACCTCAAACAAACGATGGAGGGCAAGAAAAATGTCCACGTTGCCGACCTCTACACCGCCTTCAGTAATATTGTGGATACAGCCCCAGGTatgtacatacatgcatgcatgtacaAGTGCCCAAAGTATTATTTATAAGATTTCAGATATATAGATGGATTTGAATGTGCGTTTGCGGCTGCCTTTAAACTTTCTTTTATTTATGTACACGCAGGTAAAGGCCAGGAGCTATCTAAACAATTCAAGCGCAAGCTTTCGCCGTGCTGCGAAAGTTTTGATTCAAACGGTTACTGCGGACAACAAGGCGATTCCTCGGAGCTTCTCTACACTGTGTGCGACAAGTCCAATAAGTTTTTCTACTGGGATGAcatgcacccgacacatgcaggGTGGGAGGCAGTGATGAAGCAATTGGAAAAGCCCTTGAGAGAGTTTGTTGTTCAAGACTAGACTAGATAGGTTCCATGATATTCGTAGAGCTACCGATGCAAGCTCAACATCTTCTAATTGTTTTTCTAGGATTGCAGCTTACTTAGTTTGGAGTATATATTTAAAGCTAGGCTATGGGTTTTCTTGTATCTGAAGTCAATATGTTCTTTATTTACGTGACTTTGTCTACTTTTGTGATTTTTTTTAGGGAGGGGGGTGGACCAGAAACCTATATGTTtaacatttttttgaaatttttgttcACAAAGAAAACTATTTAAAATTAAATATTACTCTATTGTAGTTGCCAAGAAAAAAATCTTTCGGATCAAATTAATTGATGATGCCATACACTTGTCCAATGTAAATATACTCCTAAGTTGCACTAATTAATTTAAACCGATAGTTTCTTTACCTACACGTCCCATAAGTTCAAATGAAACCATGAAACCAATTGGCCGTATGGGAACTCAAAAAGCTGCCCGCCGAATATTAGGATATAGAAATTCACCAACTCGAAGTTTCCATGTGGTACAATCGACTACTCTACATACCTAATTTGTCCTAATCGCACGCCCGCACCTAAAGTTTTTGATGATCAAGACAAATACCATCATTGCTCCAGGGTCTATCTAAATATTGTATCTTCCTCTTTACTTACAAAATGTTCTAGTCTCTTCTCACTTGGTTAAAAATTTAATCTCGGTTTATCAATTTGCTCGTGATAACTTTGTCTCAATTGAATTTGATCCTTCTAGTTTTTCAGAGAAGAACCTAGCTGCGAAGACCCTTCTTCTTCGTTCCAATAGTGACGACGATCTATACCCCTATTCGGATCCAAGACACCTTCATGTGCGACATTCTTCGTTACAACAACTTCAGGCATAAATGACTTGAGAATGCTAGCAAATCTTAAATTTCTCATTTACAATTAGATTTTCTTGAAACATTTAATAATGATACCGCTAGTCGCTCACCACTTTGTGAGGAATGTCAACTTGATCTCCAACCTTGCACTCCCTTTCCCCACATGCACATCTCATAGCTCCGTTGCATTCCAACTCATACATTGAGACTTGTGGACATCTCCTATTGTTAGTTTTGATCACTCAATTTCATGTCACTATCCAATGCTTGCAATGTGACAACGATGGAGAATTTCTTACTAGTAATTTGCATGATTTATTTCCCTCTCATGGTGTGTTTCCTTCCGTATCTCCTGCCCTCACACCTCCCCTCAAAATGGCAAAGTTGGATGTAGTTTGGGCACCACAAATTACATAATTCGCACCCTCCTAATCCAAAGCGAACTTTACCCTCCACTTTTTGGGTAGAAGCCCTCCAAACCGCAACAAACCTCCTTAACCTTCGACCATCCTGCACCATCTCTGACCACACGCCCATTACCGTCTCTACGGTGTACACCCCTCTTATGATCATTTGCGTGTTTTTTGGGTGCTTATGCTACCATAATCTATATGCTACAACCGATCAAAAAATAACTTCGTGCTCTACAAGTGTGTTTTCTTAGGCTATTCCGGTGAGCACACTTCAAATCGTGTCAAACAGCACCAAAATGTTCACGAACTTGAGCTTTCGCTACTTCTGTACAAGTATTGAATCAAATAGAATTAGAGTTTGACTGAATGTAAGTTGTCCGAAAAAATTCTACGTTTGTCCAGACTTCCATAAGTTTGCAGATCCACCACTATATGATGTGTAACGGTGTTGTAGCGGGCAATTGACACCACTATGTTGTGTAGCGGTGCTCGACCAGGCATGGCCCTAGTTGTATCCATTTCTGTCTTGTTTCTGCTAATTAACTGGAAACGTTTCTCATCTTCATATCTTATTCCCGACGTCAGTAGGGATCTTGAAAGATTAGATTTCTCTAGGTATGATCCTTTAGATTTGCTTCGCCAGATCAAGTTTGGATCTTTTCTTGTAGTTGTCGCGAGACGGATTATCCTCACAATATTAGTCCCGGCTGTTAGGTTCTTTACAATGATGATTCGTCCTCTTGGCTCTTCAGCGACGCTAATCACGTTATTCGGTTGTTTTTCTCTATCATatagtgttggtactcttgccaatATTAATTGACTAGTCCAATGATTGCGAGCAGGATGTAGTCTtatcattgcggctcaaattaaaattaaggAAAACCTTGCTTGGTATCTATCTTTGGCtacattcagaaaaatacaagatTATGTTATGAAAGAAAAAAAGAGTTTGAAGATCTGAAAGATTTGTTCCTTTCGTTTTGACTTAAATATTTTGTAATTGTTAAAAATAGCTTGTGTATCTCTATCATATACTATTTGTTAGTATTATAAATATAGGGAGTATTGACTGTTAACAAAATTGGAAACATTTCTCTTCTTGATTaatgaaaaaaaaacttttttTTGCCTTGTCATCGGTTTAAGAACAAGTTCAAAGGAGAaagcccaaaaataaaataaaaaaggagAAAACCCGAAGGGTCCACCATATGCAATATAGTTTATTGGAACAGCCTACTCGCCATATtcctagaagaagaaaaaaaaacttgtgaCATCACACTGCGAGCAGCCACGCTGATGCTTCAGTTCGTGTCAAACAGGACCAAAATGTTCACGAACTTGAGATTTCCCTACTTCTGTACTTAATCTGGACAAGTATTGATATTGAATCAAATAAAATTTGGGCTTAATTGAATGTAATTTGTCCGAAAAAAATCTACGTTTGGCCAGACTTCCATAAGTAATAAGTTTGCAGATCCACCATTATGCTGTGTAGCGGTGTTCGAGCGGGCGTGGCACTAGTTGTATCGATTTTCTTCTGGTGtttgctaattttttttttgcgagaagaaacatgtgatattaaACCAGAGTCCTTACAGAACAGTCCCTgaaaaataagaaaattacaacccaGTCCAGAAGGACCTCAACGTCGTCGTCGCCGAAGAAGACGTGCCgctggcgcgccgccgccgctcctcctctgAAACCTTGGATTGGAAGGAGTCCCATGGCGGACGGGAGGTCGACGGACCTCAGCTCCGAAAAGCCTCCACCCCGCAACGCCGCCATCACCCGCCGCTTCCGAATCTTCAACAGCCGGAGTCGCCGCTCCTCGAACTCCGGCACGGGAAGGAGGCGCACCACAGCTCCACCGAGCCGCGAGCGCCAGGAAGGAGGCCGGGCCGCAGCCGCGCTCCTGAGAGCACCACCACCGGTGAGGACGCCCGCCTCCGCAAAAGGCCACACCGACCGCGCCGCCGTCACCAAAACGCCGCCAGCAAGCCACCTACGGGAACCTACACTATGTACACGCCGGGATCCGGCGATTCcccgccctcccgccgccggagcggccgccggagcggccgccggaggaGAGGAATCGACCGCGGCGGCGAGGTGGTTCGCGAGGGGAGTTTCAGAAATCGTCTATCTGCACTGTAGCGGGAGATAGGGTTCAGCCAAGGCCGTTTCTTCTGGTGTTTGCTAATTGACTGGAAATATTTCTCTTCTTGATTAACAAATAAACTTTTTAGCCTTCTCATTGCCTCATCGGTTAATTTGAACGAGTTCAAAGGAGAAAGCCCCAAGGGTCCACCGGATGCAACGATGGTTGTTTGCTTGGCTAGTGGAATCCGTCTCCGACTGTGCTGTACATCCCTGGCGCGTATCTGTGACTCTGTGCCCGATACTGTACGCACGTCTAGCTATGGTTTCCGATTCCGACCGATAACGCGAGTCCGTTTACGACTTCACCTTGCTGGTGTTTGAGCTTTGCGTTGCTGGTTCCATAAACTAGATGacctgttgcgctatcgcgcaaatagcAAAATCAAGTTAGAAATTAAACCATAAGTTTTAGCTTAATTTAGTATTAAGAATTAGTCTGGAAATTAACTGCTTTAGTATCTTGTAGACATACCATTCCATCAAGGTGTTACTGTAAGATACGACAATTTAGTACGATTTTACACTATTTTTAGCTTTTATGCTTTTCTAAAAGCTCCTCTGCCAAATTATGATTGTTGTACCGAAAGAGGTAGCATCATAAAAGAAGCATAAAAGGACAACTACTAATGATGTTTCTACTTATTGTGAGAAGCCTGGGGTGAGGAGGAGGTCGTGAGGACCATGGAGGATCTGGCTGTGTCGGGAGCAGCCGAGGGGAATGGAGGAACTGGTGCTGAAGATGCGGGCGCCATGGTTTAAGGTGCTAACCCGTTGCGCCCCGACGCAAATACTGAAGCCGATATATCGGAATCATAAACCTTGCATTAGAAGTTACGACGTATTAACATGTAGATTGTAAAGATGATGTCTTGATATATAAACCTATACGAAGCAATATATTTCATTTTATTTCGAACTAAAAATTATTGTGACTGAATGGCGGAAGTACTCTTAGATgaattgtaataacccagaacataggaacaacgaagggtagatttagaaatgggatgtgcatttcatcgcaaaacgggggaaattttcgcgccttattgcaactaaacctaagagggatcgagattctctctcattttg includes:
- the LOC124685898 gene encoding GDSL esterase/lipase At5g03600-like, which produces MKLRPAVLDLLLLVVLVLSPNGGEARPAPAGGHPQKKLSSYSFFVFGDDFADNGNLPLTDPVTQMSRQWAYPYGSSYVDADRNPRPNTPSGRFSNYQIQSDFIATILGLEEAPPAHALTAEKTCDPSGMTFAYAGAGVLDSSSTHKVPTLAKQVDTFRKMVNDGIISEQQLSRSVALVAVSGNDYRGSSSNIGLSTPNDINAYIGRVTKEIAANVEQLQKLGVTKVVVNNLHPVGCTPLQTRTNNYTACDVFGNLGASVHNSNLKQTMEGKKNVHVADLYTAFSNIVDTAPGKGQELSKQFKRKLSPCCESFDSNGYCGQQGDSSELLYTVCDKSNKFFYWDDMHPTHAGWEAVMKQLEKPLREFVVQD